A single window of Bacteroidota bacterium DNA harbors:
- a CDS encoding GIY-YIG nuclease family protein translates to MRRPYFVYVIYSKTVKKKYTGYTENVSIRLRQHNEGTLSRFTKNKGPWELIYTEEFINKTDALKREKYLKTGAGRDFIKEKFGI, encoded by the coding sequence TTGCGCAGGCCATATTTTGTTTACGTAATATATTCAAAGACGGTAAAGAAAAAATATACCGGTTATACTGAGAATGTCTCAATAAGATTAAGGCAACATAATGAAGGCACTTTAAGTAGATTTACTAAGAACAAAGGGCCCTGGGAATTGATTTATACAGAAGAATTTATTAACAAAACTGACGCTTTAAAAAGAGAAAAATATCTAAAGACAGGAGCGGGAAGAGATTTTATTAAAGAAAAATTTGGGATTTGA
- a CDS encoding OmpA family protein encodes MNKFKYTLLFLFAFTITAFSQSSADLKPGDVINETLQVIDENGNKVDFKIPAEDKYLIVYKYRWRDEGKGIDNADSIKELETEIIEILLQAKIKNIKVVCLSYDYGPNLSKWQEHLKAKKPFRVNSTYRVDYYNLGNNSKGDLRSKQLFSKITIIAPDGTLLRWSSSIGKFDYNTKKSTIIRAKLITEANGRKQPLDDASVHVVSSYKKDTLAGTHTNSMGDFEIYLADKDMSYSLRVTPKQKVNNVSLLTRGGTEISKFNITPAGFEYKLLQAEVTRLSEFEPSEDITERYSKFSESDEGEMTSIQTIYYESGKSDIRPESKPTIDKVIQILKDNSKVQLEITSHTDAEGDDAFNLKLSEQRAAAVVNYIVAAGIKAKRLKSLGKGETEIRNRCTNGVLCFDDEHEYNRRTEFKFIK; translated from the coding sequence ATGAACAAGTTCAAGTACACACTCCTTTTTTTATTCGCTTTTACCATTACAGCATTCTCACAATCTTCTGCCGATTTAAAGCCCGGCGATGTGATTAATGAAACTTTACAGGTTATTGATGAAAATGGCAACAAGGTCGATTTTAAAATTCCCGCTGAGGATAAATACTTAATCGTTTACAAATACCGTTGGCGTGATGAAGGGAAGGGCATCGATAATGCCGATTCTATTAAAGAACTCGAAACTGAAATCATCGAAATATTACTGCAGGCAAAAATTAAGAATATAAAAGTTGTTTGCTTAAGTTATGATTACGGGCCAAATCTATCAAAGTGGCAAGAGCATCTTAAAGCTAAAAAACCTTTCAGAGTAAATTCTACCTACCGTGTGGATTACTATAATCTCGGCAATAACAGTAAAGGTGATTTACGCAGTAAACAATTGTTTAGTAAAATTACCATTATTGCTCCCGATGGCACTTTATTACGTTGGTCGAGTTCCATTGGGAAATTTGATTATAATACCAAAAAGAGTACAATCATTCGCGCTAAACTGATAACTGAAGCAAACGGAAGAAAACAACCGTTAGACGATGCATCAGTACATGTAGTTTCCAGTTACAAGAAAGATACTTTAGCTGGCACGCACACCAATTCGATGGGTGATTTCGAAATTTATTTAGCCGATAAAGACATGAGCTATAGCTTACGTGTAACGCCAAAGCAAAAAGTAAACAACGTTTCTTTATTAACTCGTGGCGGAACAGAAATTTCTAAATTCAATATCACGCCGGCAGGATTTGAGTATAAATTATTACAAGCGGAGGTTACACGTTTGTCTGAATTTGAACCGAGCGAAGATATTACCGAGCGTTACAGTAAATTCAGTGAATCGGATGAAGGAGAAATGACTTCCATTCAAACTATTTATTACGAGTCGGGAAAAAGTGATATTCGTCCGGAGTCAAAACCTACCATCGATAAAGTGATTCAGATCCTGAAGGACAATTCTAAAGTGCAATTGGAAATTACTTCACATACCGATGCGGAAGGCGATGATGCGTTTAATTTAAAATTATCGGAACAACGCGCTGCTGCTGTTGTAAATTATATTGTTGCTGCAGGAATTAAAGCCAAGCGATTAAAGTCTTTAGGTAAAGGTGAGACGGAAATCCGAAATCGTTGTACAAATGGCGTGCTATGCTTTGATGACGAACACGAATATAATCGAAGAACGGAGTTTAAATTTATAAAGTAA
- a CDS encoding DEAD/DEAH box helicase, giving the protein MTFSDLKLIKPLVLALDKIGYTTPTPIQQQSIPAILEGRDIFGCAQTGTGKTAAFALPILQLLDSNKENNKQCSIKALILAPTRELALQISESFKDYGYNLRLSHTTVFGGVSQLAQTKALRAGVDVLIATPGRLLDLMNQGFINLNSVEHFVLDEADRMLDMGFINDMKKVIAKLPAKRQTLFFSATAAPDIMKLANTILKNPVHVAVSPVSSTATLVDQSVFYVKRENKRNLLKHVLKSNEIEHVLVFTRTKRGADKVAKDLNNDGIKAEAIHGNKSQGARERALKGFKNRSIRVLVATDIASRGIDVDKLSHVINFEIPEVAETYVHRIGRTGRAGASGTALSFCSQEELSYMKDISKLIKKNIAVSKHPFS; this is encoded by the coding sequence ATGACCTTTTCAGATTTAAAACTTATCAAGCCTTTAGTTTTGGCTTTAGATAAGATTGGGTATACAACACCTACCCCCATTCAGCAACAATCCATTCCGGCGATATTAGAAGGCCGCGATATTTTTGGATGTGCGCAAACCGGTACCGGCAAAACTGCTGCCTTTGCTTTACCGATTTTACAATTATTAGACAGCAACAAGGAAAATAACAAACAATGTTCTATTAAAGCATTAATCTTAGCGCCTACGCGTGAATTAGCTTTGCAAATCAGCGAGAGCTTTAAAGATTACGGCTATAATTTACGTTTATCACATACAACCGTATTTGGTGGTGTATCACAATTAGCACAAACAAAAGCGTTACGTGCCGGCGTTGATGTTTTAATTGCAACACCGGGTCGTTTACTCGACTTAATGAATCAAGGCTTTATTAATTTAAACAGCGTTGAACATTTTGTGTTAGATGAAGCGGATCGCATGTTAGACATGGGCTTTATTAACGACATGAAAAAAGTAATTGCAAAATTACCGGCTAAACGTCAGACTTTATTTTTCTCTGCAACAGCAGCGCCTGATATCATGAAACTGGCCAATACCATTTTAAAAAATCCGGTGCATGTTGCGGTAAGTCCTGTTTCATCAACTGCAACATTAGTTGACCAAAGCGTATTTTACGTGAAGCGCGAGAATAAACGTAATTTATTAAAACACGTTTTAAAAAGTAACGAGATCGAACACGTATTAGTGTTTACACGTACCAAACGCGGTGCCGATAAAGTGGCAAAAGATTTAAATAACGATGGTATTAAAGCAGAAGCTATTCATGGTAATAAATCACAAGGAGCGCGTGAGCGTGCTTTGAAGGGATTTAAAAACAGAAGCATTCGTGTTTTAGTAGCCACTGATATTGCATCACGAGGAATTGATGTAGACAAATTATCACATGTAATCAATTTTGAAATTCCTGAAGTAGCAGAGACGTATGTTCACCGTATCGGAAGAACAGGCAGAGCCGGCGCAAGCGGAACCGCTTTATCGTTTTGCTCACAGGAAGAATTAAGTTACATGAAAGACATTAGTAAATTAATTAAAAAGAACATTGCTGTTTCTAAGCATCCGTTCTCTTAA
- a CDS encoding cold shock domain-containing protein: MKNGTVKFFNDVKGFGFIKGDDGQEIFVHVTGLKEEIRENDQVVYEVQEGKKGLNAVNVKLA, from the coding sequence ATGAAAAACGGAACAGTAAAATTTTTTAACGACGTAAAAGGCTTCGGATTTATTAAAGGTGATGATGGACAAGAGATCTTTGTTCATGTAACCGGATTAAAAGAAGAAATTCGTGAAAACGATCAAGTAGTTTACGAAGTTCAAGAAGGAAAGAAAGGCTTAAATGCTGTTAATGTAAAATTAGCTTAA
- a CDS encoding methyltransferase domain-containing protein, producing MKKLFIFLPALLVLSCSEHEHNKNKSHEHHDSTVHEHHHGHVNHHMNQRPFEELVDHFENPERDTWQQPEKVIAFLGDLKNKTVIDIGAGTAYFESKIKEPSAKLIAADVDDRFIEYMNARIKRDNLSNLSTRKAEYENPPVETSEADIVFMVDVYHHIENRVDYFKKVKSGLKPKGHLVIVDFKKGDFEVGPPDEMKLSASQIINEMKESGLKLSEIDSTSLKFQYLLKFE from the coding sequence ATGAAAAAATTATTCATATTTCTGCCTGCGCTACTTGTACTATCCTGTTCAGAACATGAACACAACAAAAACAAGAGCCACGAACATCACGATTCTACTGTGCACGAACACCATCACGGTCACGTTAACCATCATATGAATCAGCGCCCTTTTGAAGAGTTGGTTGACCACTTTGAAAATCCAGAGCGCGATACATGGCAACAGCCTGAAAAAGTCATTGCGTTTTTAGGAGATCTAAAAAATAAAACGGTGATTGATATTGGTGCAGGTACAGCTTATTTCGAATCAAAAATAAAAGAACCAAGCGCTAAACTAATTGCCGCGGATGTTGACGATCGCTTTATTGAATATATGAATGCCCGAATCAAACGCGATAATTTAAGTAACCTCAGCACACGTAAAGCCGAATACGAAAATCCGCCTGTAGAAACGTCGGAAGCAGATATTGTTTTTATGGTAGATGTGTACCATCACATTGAAAATCGTGTAGACTATTTTAAAAAAGTAAAATCCGGACTAAAACCTAAGGGACATTTAGTGATTGTAGATTTTAAAAAGGGAGATTTTGAAGTTGGTCCGCCTGATGAAATGAAACTATCCGCTTCACAAATTATAAACGAAATGAAGGAATCCGGTTTAAAATTATCTGAAATTGATAGCACTTCGCTCAAGTTTCAATACCTTCTCAAGTTTGAATAG
- a CDS encoding SpoIIE family protein phosphatase — MNSVIAKNFIAVMLLFCLSFTAESKNLDSLINILKSNPKDSIFRIAANDLYISLASFNPEVYKPKLIQVFQNRGEEAQKENKYKTAAQSFQVLALMYEVNLIQDSAIYYHFKSTSNFEKAGDFKNMAQSYYRIARIYFYKGTYMEANRYVNILLNYYLQKGEEYSEGLVSTYMFKAIILQNIPDSLPKASSIYKKAIDIAEKQQLKILGILYNNYGEYLNMAGNPVSESFKYFEKAKEQAEITKDTSIIAYASYCIGNISHKLNKNSDAVKAILPYLSFWNRTGRVNDLLLAYEILHQSYEGMADYKNAVIYMKKQKALNDSLIKLTNSQTLAELDTKYQVEKKDKQLLQLKEKAAIEQLEKEKQENKSMMLMIGIGVSLLLGGFALYAYFNKQKANKLLDNEKKLVEQQKEILEVKNKEILDSINYAKRIQNAILPSDQSFVNTFNESFIYYQPKDIVAGDFYWLYKKENTIYLAVCDCTGHGVPGAMVSVVCSNSLERAVNEFNLSKPSDILNKTRDLVKVAFIGNENNVNDGMDMSLISFEFTNSSEKEIQFSGANNSVWYTNKDVMEELKADKQPIGNYTAEKPFTNHTVKISKDTCLYLFTDGYADQFGGPKGKKFKYKQLNEVLLSNHNKPLSEQKEILKHTFENWRGDLEQVDDVCVIGIKI; from the coding sequence ATGAATTCAGTTATAGCTAAGAACTTTATCGCGGTAATGCTACTGTTTTGTCTCAGCTTTACAGCAGAATCTAAAAATCTGGATTCACTTATTAACATCTTAAAATCCAATCCAAAAGATTCCATTTTTCGCATTGCAGCTAATGATTTGTATATCTCTTTAGCAAGCTTTAACCCTGAGGTTTATAAACCTAAGTTAATTCAAGTATTCCAAAATCGAGGTGAAGAAGCGCAAAAAGAAAATAAATACAAAACAGCCGCACAATCCTTTCAGGTTTTGGCACTTATGTATGAAGTAAATTTGATACAAGATTCAGCCATTTATTATCACTTTAAATCTACATCGAACTTTGAAAAAGCGGGAGATTTCAAAAACATGGCGCAAAGCTATTACCGTATCGCCAGAATTTACTTTTACAAGGGAACGTACATGGAAGCGAATCGTTATGTAAACATTCTATTAAATTATTATCTTCAAAAGGGTGAAGAATATTCGGAAGGCCTCGTTTCGACTTATATGTTCAAAGCCATAATTCTTCAAAACATTCCTGATTCTTTACCAAAAGCCTCATCCATTTACAAGAAAGCTATTGATATTGCAGAAAAACAACAATTAAAAATTTTGGGAATACTTTATAATAATTATGGCGAATATTTAAATATGGCCGGCAATCCTGTATCAGAAAGTTTTAAGTATTTTGAAAAAGCAAAGGAACAGGCAGAAATCACAAAAGACACCTCAATAATAGCTTACGCTTCGTATTGCATTGGTAATATTTCACACAAGCTCAATAAGAATTCCGATGCCGTAAAAGCAATCCTCCCTTATCTGAGTTTTTGGAACCGTACCGGAAGAGTGAATGATTTGCTTTTAGCGTATGAGATTTTGCATCAATCATACGAAGGTATGGCTGACTATAAAAACGCGGTCATTTACATGAAAAAACAAAAAGCTTTAAATGATAGTTTAATCAAACTAACCAACTCACAAACACTGGCTGAACTCGATACCAAATATCAAGTTGAAAAAAAAGATAAACAATTACTTCAGTTGAAAGAAAAAGCCGCCATTGAGCAATTGGAAAAGGAGAAGCAAGAAAACAAAAGTATGATGCTGATGATTGGCATTGGTGTTTCCTTATTGCTGGGCGGATTTGCCTTGTACGCTTACTTTAATAAGCAAAAAGCCAATAAACTTCTTGATAATGAAAAGAAATTAGTAGAACAACAAAAAGAAATACTTGAGGTTAAAAACAAAGAAATTTTAGACTCTATTAATTACGCTAAGCGTATTCAAAATGCCATTTTACCATCCGACCAATCATTTGTGAATACATTCAATGAATCTTTTATTTATTATCAGCCAAAAGATATTGTAGCAGGAGATTTTTATTGGCTGTATAAAAAAGAAAACACTATTTATCTGGCAGTTTGCGACTGTACCGGTCATGGTGTACCAGGCGCAATGGTGAGTGTGGTATGCAGTAACTCTTTGGAACGCGCCGTCAATGAATTTAATTTAAGCAAGCCTTCGGATATTCTAAACAAAACACGTGATCTGGTAAAAGTGGCGTTTATTGGTAATGAAAATAACGTGAACGACGGAATGGATATGAGTTTAATTTCCTTTGAATTCACCAACTCATCAGAAAAAGAAATACAATTTTCAGGCGCTAATAATTCGGTTTGGTATACAAACAAAGATGTAATGGAAGAATTAAAAGCAGATAAACAACCCATCGGGAATTATACTGCAGAAAAGCCATTCACCAATCACACTGTAAAAATCAGCAAAGATACCTGCCTATATTTATTTACGGATGGTTATGCCGATCAGTTTGGCGGACCAAAAGGAAAGAAATTCAAGTACAAACAACTCAACGAAGTACTACTTTCAAATCATAACAAACCATTAAGCGAACAAAAAGAAATTTTAAAACACACCTTTGAAAACTGGAGAGGCGATTTGGAACAAGTGGATGATGTGTGTGTGATTGGGATTAAAATTTAA
- a CDS encoding dihydrofolate reductase, translating into MSSQRKVILYIAMSLDGYIAKPNDDLSFLDIVQKEGEDYGYFDFIKSVDTVIIGRKTYDWVMKQVTEFPHADKPTYIITRHSKPSEGNLHYYNGSLKELITKLKSEKGKTIFCDGGSQVVNALLKEKLIDEMIISIIPVMVGNGTRLFENERPEQELHLVSSKSFEKGLVQLHYIIIEN; encoded by the coding sequence ATGAGTTCACAACGTAAAGTTATTTTATACATAGCCATGAGTTTGGATGGCTACATCGCAAAACCAAATGATGACTTAAGTTTTTTAGACATCGTACAAAAAGAAGGCGAGGATTATGGTTATTTTGATTTCATTAAATCTGTGGATACTGTTATAATCGGAAGAAAAACTTACGATTGGGTCATGAAACAAGTAACTGAATTTCCTCATGCCGATAAACCTACTTACATAATAACTCGTCATTCCAAACCCAGCGAAGGTAATTTACATTATTACAATGGGTCATTAAAAGAGCTTATTACAAAGTTGAAATCGGAGAAAGGGAAAACGATATTTTGTGATGGTGGATCGCAAGTAGTAAATGCCCTTTTAAAAGAAAAACTCATTGACGAGATGATTATTTCAATCATTCCGGTTATGGTAGGAAATGGTACTCGCTTATTTGAGAATGAAAGACCAGAACAGGAATTACACTTAGTTAGCTCAAAATCCTTTGAGAAAGGACTGGTACAATTACATTACATTATTATTGAAAATTAA
- a CDS encoding tetratricopeptide repeat protein encodes MRKRVFFSLAFLCLLCAFKAQDDTINSILAKYDSDSLRINKLFRWAFTLSKNNPEKAIELSQRGIELSKNQKNSLKASCLKSLALAYYYKGDYPTALKINVEALAESEKYKDKDESAIILNHIGMIYDDMSQFAKSIDYYKQSITLMQETKNQHGVASLLNNIGLSYYNMGQSDSALSYFEKAYSENSKIKNREAIAMILTNMAGIYFDENDFETCLKYDTKALEIRKELNDQFQIASSLNNIGYDYVKLKQYEKGISYHQQAMALGRSINAKEIIKSAYDGLTNAYLGLKDYKQAYEFSEKYNLIKDSIFNEKSSAQINELSVRYETEKKESENKLLQKENELSLKTIKQQKIVSAFIIAFLAVALVFSLFVYKAYKEKQKSHQIILNQKKEVELKNHIIEEKQKEILDSINYAKRIQYTLLAHADFLKENIPNHFVYFNPKDIVSGDFYWATKRGNKFYLAVCDSTGHGVPGAFMSLLNISFLNEAVNEKGIEEPNKVFDFVRQRLIDNISKEGQKDGFDGILICLDKSNNKITYVAANNAPVLIKAALRQAQGPAAEYFATPELLELESDRMPVGMGERKENFKLFTVEANTGDTLYLYTDGYADQFGGPKGKKFKYKQLNEVLLVNHNKPLSEQKEILKQTFESWRGNLEQVDDVCVIGIRL; translated from the coding sequence ATGAGGAAAAGGGTATTTTTTAGTCTTGCATTTTTATGTTTGCTTTGTGCTTTTAAGGCACAGGATGACACGATAAATTCAATACTTGCGAAATACGATTCAGATAGTTTACGCATCAACAAACTATTCAGATGGGCCTTTACGCTTAGCAAAAATAATCCTGAAAAGGCCATTGAACTTTCACAAAGAGGGATTGAGCTTTCAAAAAATCAAAAAAATTCATTAAAGGCAAGTTGTCTTAAAAGTCTTGCATTAGCCTATTACTACAAGGGAGATTATCCCACTGCCCTAAAAATTAATGTTGAAGCACTTGCTGAATCGGAGAAATATAAAGACAAAGATGAAAGTGCCATTATTTTAAATCATATCGGAATGATTTATGATGATATGAGTCAGTTCGCCAAATCAATTGATTATTACAAACAATCCATAACATTAATGCAGGAAACAAAAAATCAACACGGGGTGGCTTCTTTATTGAATAATATTGGTTTGAGTTACTACAACATGGGGCAATCCGATTCCGCATTATCCTATTTTGAAAAAGCCTATTCAGAAAACTCCAAAATCAAAAACCGGGAAGCAATTGCCATGATACTTACGAATATGGCCGGTATTTATTTTGATGAAAATGATTTTGAAACCTGTTTGAAATACGATACAAAAGCATTGGAAATAAGAAAGGAATTAAACGATCAATTTCAGATAGCGTCTTCGTTAAATAATATTGGTTATGATTATGTAAAATTAAAACAATATGAAAAAGGAATTTCATACCATCAGCAAGCCATGGCTTTAGGCCGGTCAATCAATGCAAAAGAAATCATCAAATCGGCATATGACGGACTAACCAATGCTTATTTAGGTTTAAAAGATTACAAGCAAGCCTATGAGTTTTCCGAGAAGTATAATTTAATTAAAGATTCCATATTTAACGAAAAAAGCTCGGCCCAAATCAATGAATTATCAGTAAGGTATGAAACAGAAAAAAAAGAAAGTGAAAATAAACTTCTGCAAAAGGAAAATGAATTGTCGCTTAAAACAATCAAGCAACAAAAAATTGTTAGCGCTTTCATTATTGCATTTTTAGCTGTTGCACTGGTTTTTTCCCTCTTTGTTTACAAAGCTTATAAGGAAAAACAAAAATCGCATCAAATCATTTTAAACCAGAAAAAAGAAGTTGAATTAAAAAATCACATCATCGAAGAAAAACAAAAAGAAATCCTTGACTCCATCAATTACGCTAAGCGCATTCAGTACACCCTCCTCGCACATGCCGATTTTTTAAAAGAAAACATTCCAAATCACTTTGTTTACTTCAATCCTAAAGACATTGTATCAGGCGATTTTTACTGGGCTACCAAACGCGGCAACAAGTTTTATTTAGCGGTGTGTGATTCAACCGGACATGGTGTTCCGGGCGCATTCATGAGTTTATTAAATATTAGTTTTTTAAATGAAGCTGTTAACGAGAAAGGAATTGAAGAACCAAATAAAGTTTTCGATTTTGTTCGTCAGCGTTTAATTGATAACATCAGCAAAGAGGGGCAGAAAGATGGATTTGATGGTATTTTAATTTGTCTTGACAAATCAAATAACAAAATCACCTATGTGGCGGCAAACAACGCGCCTGTTTTAATTAAAGCCGCCCTTCGACAAGCTCAGGGACCGGCTGCGGAGTATTTCGCGACACCGGAGTTACTAGAACTTGAATCAGACCGCATGCCGGTGGGAATGGGTGAACGCAAAGAAAACTTCAAATTATTTACTGTTGAAGCTAATACGGGTGATACTTTGTATTTATATACCGACGGCTACGCCGATCAGTTTGGCGGCCCGAAAGGAAAGAAATTTAAATACAAGCAACTCAACGAAGTGCTACTTGTAAATCACAACAAACCATTAAGTGAACAAAAAGAAATTCTAAAACAAACCTTTGAAAGTTGGAGAGGGAATTTAGAACAAGTGGATGATGTGTGTGTAATTGGTATTCGATTATAA
- a CDS encoding DsbA family oxidoreductase: MSTAKVKVEIWSDIMCPFCYIGKRHFEEALKQLENNKDIEVIWHSFQLDPDLPKPARKLNVYQYLAERKGISYENSVSMHENVVQMAKNAGLDYHFEKAVVANSFDAHRLIQFAKTKGLGDEAEERLFKAYFTEGKNMCDAATLLQLAKEIGLDEKEANAVINSDAYAAEVKKDIEEAYKIGVTGVPFFVFNRKYVVSGAQPSSTFYGALKNSLAEVSGK, from the coding sequence ATGAGCACTGCAAAAGTAAAAGTTGAAATTTGGTCGGATATTATGTGTCCGTTTTGTTACATAGGTAAACGCCATTTTGAAGAAGCCTTAAAACAACTGGAAAATAATAAAGACATAGAAGTGATATGGCACAGTTTTCAATTAGATCCTGATTTACCAAAACCCGCGCGCAAATTAAACGTGTATCAATATTTAGCCGAACGCAAAGGCATCAGTTATGAAAATTCGGTGAGCATGCACGAAAACGTCGTACAAATGGCCAAAAACGCCGGCTTGGATTATCATTTTGAAAAAGCAGTCGTGGCAAATTCATTTGACGCGCATCGCTTAATTCAATTTGCCAAAACAAAAGGCTTAGGCGATGAAGCCGAAGAGCGTTTGTTTAAGGCTTATTTTACAGAAGGAAAAAACATGTGCGATGCCGCTACTCTATTACAACTCGCTAAAGAAATTGGTTTAGATGAGAAGGAAGCGAATGCAGTGATAAACAGTGATGCTTATGCCGCGGAAGTAAAAAAAGATATTGAAGAAGCTTATAAAATTGGGGTAACCGGTGTGCCTTTCTTTGTGTTCAATCGCAAATATGTGGTATCGGGTGCGCAACCCTCCTCTACCTTTTATGGCGCGTTGAAAAATAGTTTAGCTGAAGTATCAGGTAAATAA
- a CDS encoding helix-turn-helix transcriptional regulator — METYEYDKRKCPTHASGEQCAKLLLPVKDALDVLSGKWKLQIILSLSFGKKRFKQIQREIPGLTPKVLSKELKDLEMNELVERHVYDTLPVSIEYELTNYGTTIKPLLGELHKWGSKHRKRIIARNGRKN, encoded by the coding sequence ATGGAAACGTATGAATACGATAAACGTAAATGTCCGACACATGCCTCCGGTGAGCAATGCGCGAAATTACTTTTGCCCGTGAAAGACGCCTTAGATGTATTAAGCGGTAAGTGGAAATTGCAAATTATACTCTCGCTTTCTTTCGGCAAAAAACGTTTCAAGCAAATACAACGCGAAATTCCAGGACTAACACCTAAAGTTCTCTCTAAGGAATTAAAAGATTTAGAGATGAATGAACTGGTAGAACGCCATGTATATGATACATTACCGGTAAGCATCGAGTATGAATTAACCAATTATGGTACAACCATAAAGCCCCTACTCGGCGAATTACACAAATGGGGTTCTAAACACCGCAAGCGTATTATTGCGCGCAACGGAAGAAAGAATTAA
- a CDS encoding DoxX family protein, giving the protein MTKTTRIISIVLMALPSAMLLMSAIMKFTQAQPIVEGFTKSGLIGYLNLIAVIELLAVVLFWIPKAHKVGFLLLCSYLGGAICMELAGGQFPTAAVFLALIWLGVYLKNKAMFLQETKIA; this is encoded by the coding sequence ATGACAAAAACTACACGCATTATTTCCATCGTATTAATGGCTTTACCATCGGCAATGTTATTAATGAGCGCCATTATGAAATTCACGCAAGCGCAACCCATTGTGGAAGGCTTTACCAAATCAGGACTCATCGGTTATTTAAATCTAATTGCTGTTATAGAGCTTTTAGCAGTTGTATTATTCTGGATTCCTAAAGCACACAAAGTTGGTTTTCTTCTTTTGTGTTCTTATTTAGGCGGAGCAATTTGTATGGAATTAGCCGGCGGACAATTTCCGACAGCGGCTGTTTTCCTAGCGCTTATCTGGTTAGGTGTTTATCTGAAAAATAAAGCCATGTTTTTGCAGGAAACAAAAATCGCTTAA
- a CDS encoding KilA-N domain-containing protein, with product MAKQKTLNVKGTLIAIINQNNIDYISLTDMLKAKDGDFFISDWLRNRNTVEFLGIWESIYNTDFNYGEFAIIKSQAGLNNYKISVKEWEAKTNSIGLKATPGRYGGTYAHPDIAFEFGMWISAEFKIYLIKEFQRLKEEENNRLKLEWNVSRTLAKINYKIHTDAIKENLIPKELTKQQINFVYSNEADLLNMALFGITAKQWREQNPKLSGNIRDTASIEQLVVLSNMESINSLLINQNISQSERLTQLNKIAISQMRSLMTNVQLKKLK from the coding sequence ATGGCAAAACAAAAGACTTTAAATGTAAAGGGTACGCTCATAGCCATAATTAATCAAAATAACATTGATTACATTTCGCTAACAGATATGCTAAAAGCAAAAGATGGTGATTTCTTCATTTCTGACTGGCTTAGAAATCGAAATACCGTTGAATTTCTAGGAATATGGGAAAGCATTTATAATACGGATTTTAATTATGGCGAATTCGCCATAATTAAAAGTCAAGCCGGTCTAAATAACTACAAAATAAGCGTGAAAGAATGGGAAGCTAAAACCAATTCGATTGGTTTAAAGGCCACACCGGGAAGGTATGGGGGAACATATGCTCACCCTGATATTGCCTTCGAATTTGGAATGTGGATCAGCGCTGAATTTAAAATTTACCTTATCAAAGAATTTCAGCGTTTGAAAGAAGAGGAGAACAACCGTTTAAAATTAGAATGGAATGTTAGTCGAACTTTAGCTAAAATAAATTACAAAATTCATACCGACGCTATAAAAGAGAATCTGATTCCGAAAGAACTGACAAAACAACAAATAAACTTTGTGTATTCTAATGAAGCCGATTTACTAAACATGGCTTTGTTTGGTATAACAGCCAAACAATGGCGGGAACAAAATCCAAAATTATCCGGCAATATACGCGATACTGCAAGCATTGAACAATTGGTTGTATTATCGAACATGGAAAGCATCAACTCCCTTCTTATAAATCAAAATATTTCACAAAGCGAAAGATTAACGCAATTAAATAAAATAGCGATTTCGCAGATGAGATCATTAATGACGAATGTTCAATTAAAGAAATTGAAATAG